A segment of the Salminus brasiliensis chromosome 5, fSalBra1.hap2, whole genome shotgun sequence genome:
TTTACAGCACCGAAAAAGGATTCAACTACTGTAATTACAGTGATCGCTACTGTCATCAAAATACTTCTTTCCCTTTAGTACAGTTAGTGTATTAAAATAAGCATTTCATTAAACAAGTCACTGTATTTGAGTTCCTGTATTTCATATTTGAGAAGTGTAAGATGTACATGTAAACCTTTAAGTTTGCATATTGCAGTTTTTACTGACTTCCTCTGTGAATATTTAAGTCAAATAAACTTTAAGTCTGTATTAATAATGGAGGATTCTATTAGTCCGTTGAGTCCGTCTTTTGAGCTTGTGTcaaactgagccatgtttgtgttTACAGCGGTTTAATGCAataaacacaccaaacacacatgctTTCATACACACTGCTGTCCTGTACAcccagtaaaaaaacaaagctgtcAAAGTGTTCTTTTACAGTGGGTAAAAGACACCTTTTAGATAGTTGCAAGACTTCAAATAAGAAAGGTTTCTGAAGAAGCTTTAGCTTTCAAAACCTACTAGAAAGGTGCTAGGACCGGTAAAAACTAGAAGGACCATGTTTATATCTCTATGCACATTTATGCTCCTCTAAATGCTTCCATGCAAATGTTAGGATAGTAAGTTTCAGGTcagaaaaaaaaggcaaaaaagggGTTTGAGAGATAAAGTATATTAATGAAATTATTAATGGATAAAAAATGACAATTTGGTTGTAGAAGAAGCCTAAAAACCCATGACTGGTGCACCCCTTTTCAGCAGTAATTACAACATGTCCTCACGACCATGTTAGGTCGTGGTATCAAGGTTGGGAGATTAAACCAAACCACAAAAACGTTTCTCAGCATTAAAGATTTCTTAACTCGGTTCATTTTTCATTTAGGTGGTTATTTATAGCTTCCAAGAAGTGTGATGTATGCCAATCAGACCACTGAATGATACATATTAATCACTGTGTCAATATAAAGTATTAATATAAATGCACTGTACACTGCAGTTCAGTATTCAGACTGGCATAACAAAACAACCAACAAATCAAAGCACATGGGACACACAAGGAAATCTGAGCGTAACTAATTGTAAGTCTCCTTCATATTTATGCATTAGACTTTTTTCTCTCTAACAGTAGAATTTTTCAAAATGCAATCCCTTAAAAACTACAACCATCAATAGCAATTTTACAAAAATATGGCAAATGAAACGACAGATAATATTACCACAGGTTTCTCTTTAGGTTCTGGAGCTGTACATTTTGAAATGCTTTTCACATCCCTCTGGACTTCTGAGAAGATCTCATTCAGGTTCTCTACTTTTTCATTCTTCAAGGTGTTCATCTAATGTCAAGAGAGGGATATGATTCTCTAGGATTTATTTTTCATAAGCGCTCATGCATATTCATATTTAGAAAGCTAAGAAGAGAGCACAACAACCACATCACAAGTGAGCAGAACAAGCACTTACATGTTTCAAAGAAGTCTTAACAGGCTTGGTTTTGGTCTTAAGTTTGGCCTGCTTCTGGGCCACCTGAAACACATTCTTCTGTTTTTTgcccttttgtttgttttttgccatCTTTTCCTGAAGACAAAATATCAGAAAGGTATGTTTATGCACCAGGCCCAACATTGGTACCAATATAAAGGGTACATAACGATCTCAAATGGGACCTACCTCCCTATCTAGTGCACTACTTAGGAAATGATATAGCTTCCAGCTATTTTCCAGCAAAAGTCTGTATATCTCATATTTAAACTGATATTTGGGCATATTTCGGTATATTTGTGAGGGAAAGAGTGACCTTTGCAACTAGTAACactaataaattaaataaaataaagatttgTTTGACTTCCATTCTGTTTTAACTCTTGTTGGTTTAGCTGGGTTGCCTTTCtattctatttctattttttttattaaaataatctaaaatatATAAGTTTCATCTAACGAACTGCACTTCTAAGGCTGCCAATATGGGGTTTCCTGGCCTGATTGCAGTTTAGTTATTTGTAGTAACATGTTTACCAGTATGGCTTTAGGCTATGTTGCCCACTGCCTGTCTTGCCATGAGGCTGTTCAGTTACAGACTACGTACTGCTCATCAATGACGTACAATAAGAAAAAATACACGGGAgggaaaatataatatataatagaaatatatgtatgtaactTACGCTGCACCAAAATGTCCCTCTGTTATGCTACCGCTCCACCACAACCATGTGTtaactcttcttcttcttctgaagACTCAAGGCTGGGGCACGTTGCTGCCACCTGTAGTACAATATTAATGTACACCGATCAGGCATGACATTAAAAGCATTGTGTAGGCCCCTCTGGTGCCACAAAAACACCTCTGCACCTCTGGGAACCTACTCTTCTGTAGGTTCCCAcacgcatcagtgagccttgggcgccaATGActctgtcaccagttcactggttgtccttctttaGGCTACTTTTCGTAGGTACTAACTGCAGCAAACAGGTCTCACAAGAAAATCAGTGTAGGCACATACATATCCCACCCTATaaattcagagagagagagagagagagagagagagagagagagagagagagagagagagagactatagatgtcaaataaataaatatatatatttcacttTTAATATTGCCATAGTGTAATACGTTTAGATTGCTATTATTGCATAAAGACACATGCAGTAATTGTATATGGCTGCTGTCCAATGTGTCTccatttttttgtctgtttttattattctcATCATTCGTACTCTGTAGCTGCTTTGCACATTGTGTAAACAATTCTGCATGAATAGGccgatagaaatgctctaaaaccCCTTGAAATAacctcttattttacattaacttctgaTAGGCAAAATTAGTGCTTTGATCATCCAGGAGAAAACATACGGTGCTTTTATACCCTATGCTTTTATTTCCTGGACTAGCTGGTCCAACCTGACCGAGCTGGCTGTCATGTTGGTCATACTGGGTGACTAGTTTGGTAAAGCTAAATGATGAGTTTGGTCAAACTGCTCATACTTATATTAAACGAAATCACACCCTTTGCTGTTTCAACCAGCAcaaccagcttgagctggccatgCTAGCTATATTTTTAGCAGGGTTGTACAGTAGTTTTAtaattacttttaattattcattttaattattaacacttttattttcttaatataTTAAAGCACCACTTGATTAAAGCCTCATGAACCTGCCTTTGTTGCTAGGCGTCGAACATGACGTAGCAAAACTGCCACTTCCGCTCTTGGCTGGGATGGGTCGTAGgatcgtgttttttttttcacccgtTTTCTGAAAGGTTCCGCCTTCCTGCGCTACGATTGGCTAGTGCTAATTCGCCTACTGCGCTTGGATTGGTTATAAACTTCACGCTCACCAGCGATCCGCCGATTTCTAACCAATCCTAGTGCAGGATTCAGGGTTTTGTTGGAATACGGGTAGGAAAAGAACAACGCGCCGGGATggtgatgatgctgctgctgctgctgatgagaCTATGGTGGTAAATCTGTTCGG
Coding sequences within it:
- the LOC140556435 gene encoding ribosomal biogenesis factor-like — its product is MAKNKQKGKKQKNVFQVAQKQAKLKTKTKPVKTSLKHMNTLKNEKVENLNEIFSEVQRDVKSISKCTAPEPKEKPVVVREKPQEAVNVDGAAQLFSQL